aataataaattagcgtattaagaatttttatatctcttttaaatgttttactTTTGACACCATGGCATGTGCAAAACCTTTTAATGTAGcaaatttcatttattattggcaatatatatttatctgcatatttaaatgttttatacGCTTTACTtaacaattatatttatatgaagcgactttattttaattattttataaacttttattaattgttcttctcctttagTATCCTAGTTATGAGTGTTACAAAGATATACAAAAAcaatttgttgaaaaaatagatagacatgattataaaattagtgaTCAGATTTTGgaatttgaaataaaatatccaCATAATATACTACAGAAACATGATTTATCTGATGTTTttactaatttaaaaaaatatttaagcaACGATCATGTTTTTGGTTCAGCTCATTATAATGGGGAAGGAACTTGTAAGTATATTAGCTACTTGTTATGTGATAAAATCCGTGATAAACATGGTATATGTGATGAAAACAGATTTAATTTGCTCAAAGAATTTGTAGACAAATACAATAAATCTACTAATTCTgatatgtgtaaaaatattgttaatcACATAGATGGtcttgaatttaaaaaaatgaaatccTTATATGAGATCTATGATTGGTACACTTCTTTGTCAGATGCTTATGCACACGGGAATAAGCATTACTGTAGCAACATGAAATATTtagtttatttatataatacatttataaaCAGTTATCGATCTGATATCtcaatattttatacattattaAAGAATTTTGAAGGTTTAATGAACAATCTCTTATCGAGAGCAATACCTCTTTGTTCAGAATATGACTTTGCATTAGTTAATGCtgatttatataaatcaGTATTA
This genomic interval from Plasmodium cynomolgi strain B DNA, scaffold: 0750, whole genome shotgun sequence contains the following:
- a CDS encoding CYIR protein (putative;~vir-type antigen) — translated: YPSYECYKDIQKQFVEKIDRHDYKISDQILEFEIKYPHNILQKHDLSDVFTNLKKYLSNDHVFGSAHYNGEGTCKYISYLLCDKIRDKHGICDENRFNLLKEFVDKYNKSTNSDMCKNIVNHIDGLEFKKMKSLYEIYDWYTSLSDAYAHGNKHYCSNMKYLVYLYNTFINSYRSDISIFYTLLKNFEGLMNNLLSRAIPLCSEYDFALVNADLYKSVLISPNPSGINSIPPKGDTSNNIFTPEQSEVISSSIRIEEEQKEAYPEIPQISKVSDLLHVEVPSVTQSPVGERQLHQKVNT